The Acidianus manzaensis genome has a window encoding:
- a CDS encoding NOB1 family endonuclease, whose amino-acid sequence MVQIVFDTAGFLAGLENSFNKVYTTIEVISEVKDYDSSKMLDYAMSSGKVVVLAPSINSLKKVRVILKDINEKTLSKADISVIGLAIDLSPSIVFTDDLSVQNVLYKLNIEFKSVKLGYHITKTRKFKYKCINCNKTFSNYISECPYCGGKIIKNL is encoded by the coding sequence GTGGTTCAAATTGTGTTTGATACTGCAGGTTTTTTAGCAGGATTAGAAAATTCATTCAATAAAGTATATACTACAATTGAAGTTATAAGCGAAGTTAAAGATTATGATTCATCTAAAATGCTAGATTATGCTATGTCTTCAGGTAAGGTAGTCGTACTAGCGCCTTCAATAAACAGTTTAAAAAAAGTTAGAGTAATACTTAAAGACATTAATGAGAAAACACTATCTAAAGCTGATATTTCTGTAATAGGTTTAGCTATAGATTTATCTCCTTCCATAGTTTTTACCGACGATTTATCTGTGCAAAATGTACTATATAAATTAAATATAGAATTTAAGTCAGTAAAGCTAGGTTATCATATTACCAAAACTAGAAAATTTAAATATAAATGTATTAATTGTAATAAAACATTTTCTAATTATATT